The following proteins are encoded in a genomic region of Zea mays cultivar B73 chromosome 9, Zm-B73-REFERENCE-NAM-5.0, whole genome shotgun sequence:
- the LOC103638075 gene encoding putative disease resistance protein RGA3 yields the protein MAGTTTVVGWVVSPILRKMLSLVQSYVSSQYNWKSNMVSDLKNLEATLMEVLLVVDEAERRHLKDRNQVALLCQMREAVCDTEDVLDKFDYKLIREKVEHQSMARSIVASSLSLGKRLVGLDKLRSELHMVIKSMARVKSCAEMFASVMAVESTNSIKPSDCVGTRVTGSFPREGTIFGRKEEVDELVSWLLHRRNINPSNDEGSFTIQLHSIHSKKNIELHSIVGIGGIGKTTVAQSIYNDQRIVNAFDKRMWVSVSHNFDKINLIKEIIAHASDDKNIKLIHFNFNMLQEELQRIISNKKFLLVLDDVWYDESYGEHINREKWWELIAPMENAVAGSKILVTTRMELVAKVLDSSRSFLHGLGQDDSWALFRHCHNSILSSSTLESIGMQIVRKLNGSPLALNVIGRHLYGRHKVAEWNEVLHSNILNSDDMLTILRPSYEGLPVHLQRCFSYCSLFPKGYHIDPEKLIYMWIAQDFIDTKGSTNKSLKDSGRSYFDELLSRSFFQMLKPGSETFYVMHDIMSDLALHVSQGECLRVECESMEPMPLYTQHLSIYSENLENLVNCDLPKLRSLIVLNKSWFCSKICLNHAILGKLKSVRVLDITGCCLEQLPDAVNRLIHLRYLGIR from the coding sequence ATGGCTGGCACAACAACTGTTGTAGGATGGGTTGTTTCACCTATTCTTAGGAAAATGCTTTCTCTGGTGCAGTCCTATGTATCAAGTCAGTACAACTGGAAGTCTAATATGGTGTCCGACCTCAAGAATTTGGAGGCTACATTAATGGAGGTACTCCTGGTAGTTGATGAAGCTGAAAGGCGACATTTAAAGGACAGGAATCAGGTAGCATTGTTGTGCCAAATGAGAGAAGCAGTTTGTGACACAGAAGATGTGTTAGATAAGTTTGACTATAAACTTATAAGAGAAAAAGTTGAGCACCAAAGCATGGCTAGGAGCATAGTTGCCTCTTCGCTTTCTCTTGGTAAGCGTTTAGTTGGCCTTGACAAGTTGAGATCAGAACTACATATGGTTATCAAAAGCATGGCCAGAGTTAAATCTTGTGCAGAGATGTTTGCAAGTGTTATGGCAGTTGAGAGCACTAACTCCATTAAGCCTTCTGATTGTGTTGGAACTAGAGTCACTGGGTCTTTTCCACGTGAAGGAACCATTTTTGGACGAAAGGAGGAGGTTGATGAACTAGTCAGTTGGTTGCTGCACAGAAGGAATATAAATCCATCAAATGATGAAGGATCATTCACTATACAACTGCATTCTATACATTCAAAAAAAAATATAGAGTTGCATTCTATTGTTGGTATTGGAGGCATCGGCAAGACTACAGTAGCTCAAAGCATCTATAACGATCAGAGAATAGTAAACGCTTTTGATAAGAGGATGTGGGTTTCTGTTTCACATAACTTTGACAAGATTAATCTAATTAAGGAGATAATTGCGCATGCATCTGATGATAAGAACATCAAATTGATACATTTCAATTTCAATATGCTCCAAGAAGAACTTCAAAGAATAATTTCTAACAAGAAATTTCTATTAGTGTTGGATGATGTGTGGTATGACGAGAGTTATGGGGAACACATTAACAGAGAGAAGTGGTGGGAACTGATAGCTCCCATGGAAAATGCAGTGGCAGGAAGCAAGATACTAGTAACAACAAGGATGGAATTAGTAGCAAAAGTGCTGGACAGCAGCAGATCATTCTTACATGGCCTTGGACAGGATGATAGCTGGGCACTCTTCAGACATTGCCACAATTCTATTTTAAGTTCTTCAACACTAGAGAGCATTGGAATGCAAATTGTTCGGAAACTTAATGGTTCACCTCTAGCTCTGAATGTCATAGGAAGGCATTTATACGGCAGACACAAAGTGGCAGAGTGGAATGAAGTTCTTCATAGCAATATCCTCAATTCAGACGACATGTTAACGATATTGCGGCCAAGCTATGAAGGTTTACCAGTACATCTCCAGCGCTGCTTTTCTTATTGCAGTTTATTCCCAAAAGGTTATCACATTGATCCGGAAAAGCTGATATATATGTGGATAGCTCAGGATTTTATTGACACTAAAGGAAGCACAAACAAGTCTTTGAAAGATTCTGGAAGAAGCTACTTCGATGAATTGCTGTCTAGATCATTTTTTCAAATGCTTAAACCTGGCAGCGAAACATTTTACGTTATGCATGATATAATGAGTGACCTGGCACTTCATGTTTCTCAGGGTGAATGCCTTAGGGTTGAGTGTGAGTCTATGGAGCCAATGCCTCTTTATACTCAACATTTGTCCATTTATAGTGAAAACCTGGAAAATCTTGTGAATTGTGATCTGCCAAAATTGCGTTCATTGATAGTTTTGAACAAATCCTGGTTTTGCTCCAAAATCTGTCTGAATCATGCTATACTTGGCAAGCTTAAGAGTGTCCGGGTGTTGGATATAACCGGTTGTTGTTTAGAACAATTACCCGATGCTGTCAATCGGTTGATTCACCTTCGTTACCTAGGTATACGCTGA